The Rubripirellula tenax genome contains the following window.
GCCTGCAATCGATCCTCGAACGACTCGTTCGCAAGGAGTTTCATCATGCCGACCAAGACGACGTCGACGTGGGCGCTGATCGCGATCGTTAGTTTGCTTGGTACCGGTTGCGGACCAAGCCCCCGCGAACTGAGTGACGCTCAGTGGCTCGACCTGCAAACCGACATGCAGCAAGAGCGAGCGGAAGTCGGTCGGCAACGAGACCAACTCGAAGCCGATCGTCGCCAGTGGGACCAGCGGGAACGCACGGAACCCATCCTGGCCGCCGCAGTGGTATCCGCCGCGATGTTGATCGCGTGCGGCCTGCCGCTGATCGTGGTCGGCATTCTGTTTTGGCCACGCAAGGAACCACCGGCCAGCGACGCGATGTGCGAGGTGCTGATCGATGAAGTCGTCCTGCACGTCAGCGAACCAAAACGGATCGTGCCCTCAAGCGATCCGCCAAAGCTTGCCAGCGGCAAGTAGCGACTCCGGCCTTACGCCGTGAGTCTTTCAAGTCTTCCAAACTTTCATCCGCGCCCCGCCAGTCGTCTGACCGGCGGGGCGTTTTTGTTTTCCACTACCAACAAAGGCAATGACCATGTCCACAGACACACTCTCCCGCGAGACCGCGTTGTCGGTATCGCCAACTTCGATGGATGCACCGACACTGACCAACAGCGATGCCACGGTCGGCGAGCGGTTGCAAAACGAAACGACCGCGGTTCGGTTGAAGATCCACTGGCCGGGCGTTCGCAAGACGCTCAGCCAAGACCAAACCCGTCAAGCCGCCGGAACGTTTGACGCCGACATCAAGTCGGTGTCGGCGTCGAAGAAACTGCTCGACACCGGTCACCCGGCGTTCCGCGCCGCATCGGCCGTTCGCACCCAAGCGGCCGACCACTGGAAACAGTTGACGCTGCCCTACGTCGAGCCCGGAATGCGATTGATCCGTCGCCGCGACATTACAGCGTTCGACGATCGCATGTCGACCGTCCGGGATGAACTGGCAAGCGCCGTCGAACAACTCGAACGTCACTACGACGAGATGATCGATCAGGCACGCGAGCGACTTGGTGACCTGTTCGATGCCGGCGATTACGCGACCAACTTGCGGGATCAATTCGGCATCGAATGGGACTATCCCAGCGTCGCACCGCCGGAGTACCTGCTGCGGGTCAGTCCGCAGTTGTACTACAGCGAATGCGAACGGGTGCAGCAGCGTTTCGACGAAGCGGTGCGATTGGCCGAGCAAGCGTTTGCCGATGAGCTTGGCCAGTTGGTCAGTCACTTGGCGGAGCGACTGAGCGGCGAGGCGGACGGTTCGCCGAAAGTCTTCCGTGATTCGGCGGTAACGAACCTGCTGGACTTCTTTGATCGGTTCCAGCGTTTGAACATTCGTTCGGACGAGGATCTTGATCGGCTGGTCGAGCGGGCCCGCGGCATCGTGACGAATGTCTCGCCGCAAGACCTGCGTGACCGCGTTCCGATGCGACTTCGGGTGGCCAATCAGTTGGCGGCCGTCGAGTCGTCGCTGGACGATTGGATGACCGATCGTCCGCGACGAAGCATCCTGCGTCGGTCAAGGTGACAGCGATGGAACTCGTCATCACCACCGACGGCGACGTGCGGATGATCTACGCCGAGTCGATCGATCTGCACGCGATCGGGTTGCCATCGATCCGTCGTGGTTCGCACGTCGAACCAACGGCGGGCGGCTGCTGGACGGCAGATCTGTCTCCCGTCGGCGGTCCGGTACTCGGACCATTCCCGATTCGATCGTTGGCACTCGATGCCGAGATCGACTGGCTCCATCAACACTGGCTCTTGCCCAACTGATGAGCTTCCCATACCAATGTGCCGGTGACGTTCACCGGCACGCCCTTACGCCTGAATCCCAAAAGAAAATTCCATGAACGTCCCCAAAATCACGGTCGGCCTGCAACAGAAGATCGGACAACCCAACTTCGGCAGTCTAGGAGCGAGCTGCGTCGTCGAGGTCCAGCTCGACCAATTCGAATCCGAAGACGGCGAAGCCATCGAGCAGCGGGTGCGTCAAGCATTCGCCCGCTGCCGCCGCAGCATCGACGACGAGCTCCGAACGCTATCGCCGGCGACGGCCAAAGGTCCCGGCTGTGACAATGGAGAAACGCCACCGTCGCCAGTCAGCCGCCCTCGAGGCCACCGTCCGGCAACCGACAAGCAGATCCGAGCGATACAGAAGATCGCTGGCAAACAGGGCATCATGTTGGCCAGTGAACTGCAGGCCCGCTTCCACGTCACGTCGCCAGACCAACTGTCGATCAGCCAGGCCAGTGCCCTGATCGACGCGCTGAAAGAAACCGGAGCGGCCGTCTAACCGAGCCGCCACTCAACCGATCGCAGTGCCCTCACCGGCACCGCGATCTTCTTTAGCCCCCAGCTCTTCAAGGCTATGAGGCACCTAATCACGTACCCGACATGATTCAAAGGCCAAAAAGTGAATCCCTGGAATGGGATTCACTCGCAAAGCCGGAAAGACTAGCCGACGACGATCTCGAATTCACTGCAGTTAAGGCTGAAGCCAGAATCCGATCTGCGACTGCTTGCCCAGGCACGTGCCTGGGCAAGCAGTCGGCCAGAAGTTTGAAATCGAGTACTACTGCCGATCTATTTGACTCGGAGTAAGTTGTCCTGCAATCGCATTTTCAACTTGTTGGTTCCAAAGCTCGCAATTGTCTCGCTGCAATTGACGAATCGCAAATACATGTTCGACCCAATAAGGCAAGTCATTTTCAAATTCATTGCTTTCCGAGACATAAGCTGGAATGACGGGGCGACTCTTGAAGAAGCGACCATACTTGAGCACCGGCGTTGGCGACGGAAGCGAACCATCGTCAAGTTTTCGAGCGATCGAAATCCAGTGATTCCAAGACAACTCTTTGAACGGACGTAATGGGTAAGATATGGCCGGTTCACCGTTGATTTGCCAAATCGGCGCCTTAATAGTCAGCAACCCAAGGAAGTATCCGATCATGATGGTTGATTCGGCAACGACGTTTGCTCTCGCTACCCCCTGGGCTCTGAGTCCGCGGCGCAGTGCTTCCATGGCGTGTAGATGCCGCAGAACGGCAACTTCCTGATTCGGTTCGGTCACGAAGGGATACATAGTTTCATTCGACGAGAATTTCGCGAACCTAACGGACGCCAAAAATGCCAATTTACTATTCGCGGCGGTGTTGTCACTTAAGGAGGTTGCAATGGTCTTTGCGAAAGGACGGCAAGCTTTCAGAAAGAAGTCTTCACCAATCCAAACATTATCAGGCAGAAAGATCACCTCTCGATTTCTCGGATGATTTGTTGCTCTAGGCATAGTCCGACACTCCTTTGAAACTAGACACAAGTGTTTCTGCAGCGATCAGTTGATTGGTAAAAACTCTTGGATAGTCATCCGTCGCGACGGGCAGGTAGCCCTCCCGGTCAAGTGGAAAACAAAGTGACCGATCATTGTCTGCGGTAGGGGGAAAGCTATTCGGTAGCTGCAACTTTGGCGGATCTGTCGAATCATCAGGACTACGCCGACTGATGGTCGAGAGAGCACCAGTGTCAAGTTGTTGGATAAGGTTTGCACGCATCCGAATCAATTCCGATGGGTCTGTGATGCGATTGGTTCGCAGTGCGTACGCGAATTGATTCTCGAGGTGGTCATAGGTAACTATCTGGCCAGTTTTTCCAGCTTTCATCTTTTGATCAGACAGTTTTTTACGCCCCAGCCTGCCCTCGTGACGGTAGCAGACTTGGGGCGAGTCGCTAAATGGTTTCCTGAAGAGGGCGGCCAGTCGGTCTGTAAGACCTCCCTGCTTTAAATTCCCGATGTTTGCATGTCGGCCGGTGACCAAGAAAAGGTGGAGGTGGCTCCAAAGTAAATCCGGATTGGTTTTAACCGGTTCTAGATGCAGACCAATGGCATACTCATGGATACGTTGGTTCAGGGTGGTATTGAGCTTATTGTAGGCTCCTATCGCTACGGCAATCCTGCCACGGCCCTCGTTGGCGAAGTTGGCCGACCGTAGCTCGTCGCTTTTGTTATTCGGTTTCGGCGTCGTGAAGACGTAGCTATGAACTCGAAGTCCACGCCGTGGGACCCGACCAACGACTATTTCGGAACGTTTCGCTTGCTGAATGGATTTGCACATTAGGCAGTAACCAGTGCGGCGGCAGTAGTTCCTGCGTTTGAAGATGGTCTGATCCCGGCTTTTTGGATTGTTTCCTACGAACCGACCGCAAATCAGTGCTTCGGCAAGAGCGGTCAGGCTGAAAGCCCGCGACTCAGCTCTGAGTTGAATGTATTGCAGGTTGGCTTCTAGTTGTTTTATGTACTGGGCTGCGGTGTGGTGGTGTTGGCCTATTTCTATAGTCGGATTAGCAATCTGACCTGGGTGGGTTGTTGATAAAAGATGGGTTTCCTTAGAGGACATTTGATACCTGTATCTAGTGGCGGATATGTACTAGCGGCCCGTGCCGCAGATAGACATGGTTCTCGCACAGAGTTGCCAGGAACCAAGGCGAGTTTTTCAACAGTCGCGATATGGACCAAGGCATCGACTTCTTGGCGTTCCTACCACACATCTGTTACCAAGCAATGTCAGTTTTTGCGGGCGATTTGGGGTAGCAGCCCGACCGACCGGCGCTATGGCAAACTGCTGTTAGCAGAAGTTCCCAAGCACTCAAGGGGAGTTTTTTACAGTTGTGCGAACGTCAGAACGCCTCGATCGCAAGGTCTGTTGTCACCACCAACTCGTTGAGATTGGTGGTTGGCTTTCTTGGTCCTGTTGGCAGCGAAGAACACAACTTGGTGATTTCAAAATCTATGCAATAACCAAGTGACCCCAGTCGGACGCCGGACGCTGACGGGAAGGCAAAGATCACACACCGGCTCATTCAGAGGTAGGCAGTACTCATGAGAAGCCATTTGCGGAACCCAATACTCATGCCTGGCGAGCGGCTAGCCTGGTTCACAACTGCGGATGGCGGTGTGCAGTCTTGTTCGCCGCTAGCAGAGGCCGCGTTCCCTGCAACTTCTGATTCCCACGACCAACCTTGCCAAGGAGATGTCTCGTGGCTGACTTGTTAATTCGCGACACAGATCGCGACGAATTGATACGGGACACAGCCGAAGCGGTCGCCCAGTTGCTCCGGTCGGAGAGCGCGTCGGAAACTAAGCCGATGCTGGTCGATGGCGATGAAATGGCGCGGCTGGCGAGCATCTCGCGTCCAACAGTAGATCGCGGGGTTCGGTCTGGATTGATTCCCAGCGTCATGATCGGTCGAGCCCGCCGGTTTCGGCCGGATGCGGTGATCGCCGCGTTGGAGTCAGCGGGCAGTGAGTGAATGACCCGCAGTGATCAGCGGCGACTCGGGTCATGTTGCCCTGGGGCAACATAATGCGAACAAATAGTACATGGATCTTGGAAATGGTCCGCTGGAGTTCGATGGGTGGGCAGCCCTGCGTGGTTTGTCCACGAGTGATTTGAAAAGGGTTCGTTGGATGGCATCGTTAGAGTATTTTTCATTCGAGGGTCGGAATTGCTATCGCCTTCGGTTCCTGATGGGCAAGAAACGCAAGAGCCTTGGACTAGGGCCGGTGGATGAAGCTGCGGCCGTGATCGCCAAAGAGCATGTCGAGCACCTGCTGTCCCAGGGGAAACGGGCCCGACCGCCGCACGAGCGAACGATTCAATGGACAGAGTCGCTCGACGATGATGTTCATGGGCGACTTGCCGCGATGGGGCTGGTCGAGGCGCGTGAGCGATGCGAATTGCCTCGTACCGTCCTGGCGTTCATGCGCTCGTATATCCGGGGCCGAACCGACTGGAAGAAGCCCGCGAACCATCGTCAGTCAGTGGATCACCTTGAGGGGTTTCTCAAGAAGCGAGACGTACCTTTGTCGTCGCTCACCCGAGGAGAGGCCGAGCGATGGCACCGATGGATGATGGACCCGAAACTGGGCCCAGGCCTTTCCGCGAACACGGCAGGCCAACACATCAAGCGGTGTCGCCAGATGATGCGTCAGGCCGTAGACGAACGGCTGATCGAGGCCAATCCGTTTACTGGCATTAAGGTCGACTTGCGATCGGACGTCTCCAAGAATCGGTTCATTGACGCCAACAGTGCAATCGCTATTGCCAACGCATGCCCTGACCAAGAATGGCGAACACTATTTGCACTTGGTCGTTACGGCGGCTTGCGTTGTCCGTCCGAAGTGTTGCGGCTTCGCTGGTCCGATATCCATTGGGACCGTGGGAGGTTCAAGGTGACGGCACCGAAGACCGAACGGTATGGGAAGGGCGAGCGGATCATCCCATTGTGGCCCGAGCTCGTGGCTGAATTGAACGATCTATTTGGTATCGTCCAACCCGGTGTCGGCTGTTCAGCCGACAGTTTCGTGATCACTCGGTACCGCAGTTCGGAAACCAACCTGCGAACGTCGTTCAATAAGATAGTTGCCAATGCCGGCATCGCCGTGTTCCCCAAGCCGTTCATGGCACTCCGAGCGAGTCGCCGCACCGAATTAGAACGTACCGGTCGGTTTGCGAACCACGTGCTGAATGATTGGTTTGGGCACTCTGGGGCGATCGCAGAAACGCACTACCTGCAAACGACCGAAGCCGACTTCACCGAAGCGACGATTGCCCTACCACCTTCCGTCGTAGGGCAACTCGTAGGGCAATCTGGCGGCACGCAGGAAGCATCTGCAGAGATCAACCCACAAAAAAAGCCCGGTAAAACCGGGCTTAAAGGCTCTTCAGAAGGGCCAGGGTCGGCCGAAAAATACACCCGGCAGGATTCGAACCTGCAACCCTCGGTTCCGAAGACCGATGCGCTATCCAATTGTGCCACGGGTGCGTCTTCCCAGAGTTTAGCGTTTCTTGGAGTGCGCTTCTAGAGGCCCTGTGACGTGCCGTTACTTTAATTTCACTGTCGGTCTTGCTGGCGCGATCGTCGCCGTGCTTTGGACGAACTTCTTGACCAAT
Protein-coding sequences here:
- a CDS encoding membrane or secreted protein, translated to MPTKTTSTWALIAIVSLLGTGCGPSPRELSDAQWLDLQTDMQQERAEVGRQRDQLEADRRQWDQRERTEPILAAAVVSAAMLIACGLPLIVVGILFWPRKEPPASDAMCEVLIDEVVLHVSEPKRIVPSSDPPKLASGK
- a CDS encoding excisionase family DNA-binding protein, producing MADLLIRDTDRDELIRDTAEAVAQLLRSESASETKPMLVDGDEMARLASISRPTVDRGVRSGLIPSVMIGRARRFRPDAVIAALESAGSE